A single window of Halotalea alkalilenta DNA harbors:
- a CDS encoding LysR family transcriptional regulator has translation MDTRSLQETALRYFLEVVKHGSINRASAQLNVAPSAISRQISRLEEELGARLFERRAKGMVPSGAGELLATHVRRERLEAQRLMEEIAALEARQIGRVRLASVEGMAIDFLPHLVRLFLADHPGVNVDLNSCAVEEVTRLVSEGEVDIGFTNNHRPRREVRVEARAAAPIHALVAHDHPLAGRERLALSDIVAYPLALPHGHTSVRQLFDLACARQGVLLEPVFTSNYLNALIHFALDGGGIALCAELTVRHRTDAERYRVIPIDETELGARFIEILTLAGRTLPAGVAAFVELARSSFSVAAPRAG, from the coding sequence ATGGACACGCGATCGCTCCAAGAGACCGCGCTGCGCTACTTCCTCGAGGTGGTCAAGCACGGCTCGATCAACCGGGCGTCGGCGCAGCTGAACGTCGCGCCCTCGGCGATCAGCCGTCAGATCTCGCGGCTCGAGGAAGAGCTCGGCGCCCGGCTGTTCGAGCGCCGGGCCAAGGGCATGGTGCCCAGCGGCGCCGGCGAGCTGCTCGCCACACACGTGCGCCGCGAGCGCCTCGAGGCCCAGCGGTTGATGGAGGAGATCGCCGCGCTCGAGGCGCGTCAGATCGGCAGGGTCCGGCTCGCCAGCGTCGAGGGCATGGCGATCGATTTTCTCCCGCATCTGGTCCGGCTGTTTCTCGCCGACCACCCAGGGGTCAACGTCGATTTGAACAGCTGTGCGGTCGAGGAGGTCACTCGGCTGGTTAGCGAAGGCGAGGTCGACATCGGTTTCACCAACAACCACCGGCCGCGACGCGAGGTACGGGTCGAGGCGCGTGCCGCGGCGCCGATCCACGCGCTGGTCGCTCACGACCACCCGTTGGCCGGCCGCGAGAGACTCGCGCTCTCCGATATCGTCGCTTATCCGCTGGCGCTGCCCCATGGCCACACCTCGGTTCGCCAGCTGTTCGACCTGGCCTGCGCGCGGCAAGGGGTGCTGCTCGAGCCGGTCTTCACCAGCAACTATCTCAATGCCCTGATCCACTTCGCCCTCGACGGTGGCGGCATTGCGCTATGCGCCGAACTCACCGTGCGCCATCGCACCGACGCCGAGCGCTATCGAGTGATCCCGATCGATGAGACCGAGCTCGGCGCCCGCTTCATCGAGATTCTCACCCTTGCCGGCAGGACGCTACCGGCCGGGGTCGCCGCGTTCGTGGAGCTGGCGCGTTCGAGCTTCAGCGTCGCTGCGCCTCGAGCGGGCTGA
- a CDS encoding DUF3817 domain-containing protein: MQGTPSDPTHRQPQAGLAPARLRRLRLAALIEGTTLVALLLLAVPLKHLAGLPGAVSLIGPIHGVAFLGYLALVLHAYAGGGWRAGEIARLIIAAFIPFGAWFSIRQLKRKQAKAYA; the protein is encoded by the coding sequence ATGCAAGGCACGCCCTCGGACCCGACCCACCGCCAGCCGCAGGCGGGCCTCGCACCGGCTCGCCTGCGCCGCCTGCGTCTCGCCGCGCTGATCGAAGGCACCACCCTGGTGGCCCTGCTGCTGCTCGCCGTTCCGCTCAAGCATCTCGCCGGGCTGCCCGGCGCCGTCTCACTGATTGGCCCGATACACGGCGTAGCCTTCCTCGGCTATCTCGCCCTGGTGCTTCACGCCTATGCCGGTGGCGGCTGGCGAGCCGGCGAGATCGCGCGCCTGATCATCGCCGCCTTCATCCCCTTCGGCGCTTGGTTCTCGATCCGCCAGCTCAAGCGCAAACAGGCAAAAGCGTATGCCTAG